From Anopheles coluzzii chromosome 3, AcolN3, whole genome shotgun sequence, the proteins below share one genomic window:
- the LOC120959348 gene encoding uncharacterized protein LOC120959348: protein MEPDRGVAVLSFKCPLCDMPIESQEKLKQHIKVTHSHYYYDTYLFPPEMLFPGASSSASANVEGVISHEPLSTQEVTIEQAEEECCTCCGYEETGGDCGFCDCEDDAQGECDDCLVM from the exons ATGGAACCGGACCGTGGTGTGGCGGTGCTGAGCTTCAAGTGTCCGCTCTGTGATATGCCGATCGAGTCGCAGGAGAAGCTGAAGCAACACATCAAGGTCACGCACAGCCATTACTACTACGATACGTATCTGTTTCCGCCGGAGATGCTGTTCCCGGGCGCGTCGTCCAGCGCGTCGGCCAACGTGGAGGGTGTGATCAGCCACGAACCG CTCTCCACGCAGGAAGTGACAATCGAACAGGCGGAAGAGGAATGCTGCACCTGCTGCGGGTACGAGGAGACGGGCGGTGACTGCGGGTTTTGTGACTGCGAGGACGATGCACAGGGCGAATGTGACGACTGTCTGGTGATGTGA